The following coding sequences are from one Candidatus Borkfalkia ceftriaxoniphila window:
- a CDS encoding ferritin-like domain-containing protein gives MSGLQVDLPYPSTTDFMRDECSVRIISPAYAGGASEMTAILQYIYHAVHFDCAGNKKFARILRDIAITEMHHLDMLAEMFCAMGVSPVYSACPPCFCDFYSTRNVSYSCTPQRMIMDDINGEREAIRDYERMLCKLKNEQAGAVISRIILDEQLHLETLKRMLDELVNC, from the coding sequence GTGTCAGGTTTACAAGTGGATCTGCCTTATCCGAGCACGACGGATTTTATGCGCGACGAGTGCAGCGTGCGCATCATTTCCCCCGCCTATGCGGGCGGCGCGAGCGAGATGACGGCGATTTTACAATATATTTATCATGCGGTGCATTTCGACTGTGCGGGAAACAAAAAATTCGCACGTATATTGCGGGATATCGCGATCACGGAAATGCATCATTTGGATATGCTGGCGGAAATGTTCTGCGCGATGGGCGTGAGCCCGGTTTACAGCGCGTGTCCGCCGTGCTTTTGCGATTTTTATTCGACGCGCAACGTCAGTTATTCCTGCACGCCGCAGCGCATGATCATGGACGACATCAACGGGGAGCGCGAGGCGATCCGCGATTACGAGAGGATGCTCTGCAAACTGAAAAACGAGCAGGCGGGCGCGGTGATCTCCCGCATCATTCTGGACGAACAACTGCATTTGGAAACATTGAAACGTATGCTCGACGAACTCGTGAATTGCTGA
- a CDS encoding AraC family transcriptional regulator yields MNQILENLNCSWTEESERLFVTPSNELKNFLFYVQETGKFSTFQPYFTEREGLHSFLILLTLSGEGALEYQNRRYCLKKGDVFFIDCKPRHKYFAQSKENWDFLWVHFYGADARGFFNYFSAQNEGVATKIRSEECVNIMTRLNEINRRPSPQSDILSFRLLSELLSELLLSGTPAAFSPNTVPEHMLKLRGEIDRRFCQTISLERLAKSFGRNKYALCRDFKKYFGIGFKEYVTTKRISYAKEILRFSDRSVSEISEMLGYENTEYFIALFKRYEHTTPLAFRKKWQNLRA; encoded by the coding sequence ATGAATCAGATCCTCGAAAATTTGAATTGCAGTTGGACCGAAGAATCGGAGCGACTGTTTGTAACGCCCTCGAACGAATTGAAAAATTTTCTTTTCTACGTGCAGGAAACGGGAAAATTCTCCACGTTTCAGCCGTATTTTACCGAAAGAGAGGGACTGCACTCCTTTTTGATACTCTTGACTTTATCGGGCGAAGGCGCGCTGGAATACCAGAATCGTCGGTATTGCTTAAAGAAAGGCGACGTATTTTTCATCGACTGTAAACCGCGGCATAAATATTTTGCGCAGTCGAAAGAAAACTGGGATTTTTTATGGGTGCATTTTTACGGCGCCGACGCGCGTGGATTTTTCAATTACTTCTCCGCGCAAAATGAGGGCGTCGCCACAAAAATCCGTTCCGAAGAATGCGTAAATATCATGACGCGGCTCAACGAAATCAACCGCCGCCCCTCGCCCCAGAGCGACATATTATCTTTCCGGCTGTTGTCCGAACTGCTTTCGGAATTGCTGCTTTCGGGAACGCCTGCTGCCTTTTCGCCCAATACGGTTCCCGAACATATGCTGAAACTGCGCGGCGAGATCGATCGGCGGTTCTGCCAAACGATTTCGCTGGAACGGCTTGCAAAATCGTTCGGACGGAATAAATATGCGCTATGCCGCGATTTTAAAAAATATTTCGGCATCGGATTTAAAGAATACGTTACCACCAAACGGATCTCCTACGCAAAAGAAATTTTGCGATTTTCGGATCGGTCGGTTTCGGAAATTTCCGAAATGCTCGGCTACGAAAACACCGAATATTTTATCGCGCTTTTCAAAAGATACGAACACACGACTCCCCTTGCATTTCGGAAAAAATGGCAAAATCTCAGAGCGTAA
- a CDS encoding C-GCAxxG-C-C family protein, with translation MSRADLAKSNFMKGYNCSQAVLLAFADLAHLDEETALKISSSFGGGMGRMREVCGTVSGIFMAAGMIFYDAGAPAAKEKSNQYAIVQELARRFKEKNGSIICRELLSGVHTDSTPVAEARTEGYYKKRPCADLCYDAAEILEDYLRERSVIGE, from the coding sequence ATGAGCAGAGCTGACTTGGCAAAGTCCAACTTCATGAAAGGGTACAATTGTTCGCAGGCGGTTTTGTTGGCGTTTGCCGACCTTGCGCATCTCGACGAAGAAACGGCGCTGAAAATTTCCTCATCGTTCGGCGGCGGCATGGGCCGCATGCGCGAAGTGTGCGGTACCGTGAGCGGCATCTTTATGGCGGCGGGCATGATCTTTTACGATGCGGGCGCGCCCGCGGCGAAAGAAAAGAGCAATCAGTACGCGATCGTGCAGGAACTGGCGCGGCGCTTTAAAGAGAAAAACGGCAGTATCATCTGCCGCGAACTTTTGTCGGGCGTCCATACCGATTCCACGCCCGTAGCCGAAGCGAGGACGGAAGGCTACTATAAAAAGCGTCCGTGCGCGGATCTTTGCTACGACGCCGCCGAGATCCTGGAAGATTATCTCCGCGAACGGAGCGTCATCGGCGAATAA
- a CDS encoding TetR/AcrR family transcriptional regulator, producing the protein MNKAESKYFNTANLMDEALMRLLEHKDYEYITVKEVCKKAGVNRSTFYLHYEKMDDLLAESLERLNQTFLSYFEGQTPEIISKIDESPLSELIFLTNDYLLPYLNFVFENKHVMRAAFRQPYALNAGSTVKKMYRHVFEPIMKRFAVPKEERPFYAAYYVNGIAAVLREWVKTDCEMPAEQVANLIVRLSLHDSKIK; encoded by the coding sequence ATGAACAAGGCGGAGAGCAAATATTTCAATACCGCAAATCTGATGGACGAAGCATTGATGCGCCTTCTTGAACACAAAGACTACGAGTATATCACCGTAAAAGAGGTCTGCAAAAAGGCGGGCGTGAATCGTTCTACGTTTTATTTGCATTACGAAAAGATGGATGACCTGCTTGCCGAAAGTTTAGAGCGTCTGAATCAAACATTTCTTTCGTATTTCGAAGGGCAAACTCCCGAGATCATATCAAAAATCGATGAAAGCCCGCTTTCCGAACTGATTTTTCTGACAAACGATTATCTTCTCCCCTATTTAAATTTTGTTTTCGAAAACAAACACGTGATGCGCGCGGCATTCCGCCAGCCGTACGCGCTGAATGCAGGCAGTACGGTCAAAAAAATGTACCGCCATGTATTCGAGCCGATCATGAAGCGCTTTGCGGTCCCAAAAGAAGAACGACCTTTTTATGCTGCCTACTATGTTAACGGCATCGCGGCGGTTCTGCGCGAATGGGTCAAAACCGATTGCGAAATGCCCGCAGAACAGGTTGCCAACCTCATCGTACGGCTCTCTCTGCATGATAGCAAAATTAAATAA
- a CDS encoding TIGR03915 family putative DNA repair protein produces MNIYLVDGSPQCFYTAVFSAYADENCTVTSQKNVQLAFDSNVVEVRTDEEKAERVLKKLRRFDKHAEEELDLILRRGDARKEQIALEYLRRIVRLKAPARDRLSEPAVIAAMESVRKVRGEIHLMSGFLRFMEGKNGVFYAPFESDNDILELLVPHFTARLKNQPFIIHDTKRNLAALYNQKDCVLVRTDDEVSVELSDYEEAFQALWIQYYESVNIAERPHEKQMKGYMPVRYWKYMPEKTKKR; encoded by the coding sequence ATGAACATTTATCTCGTAGACGGTTCCCCGCAATGTTTTTATACCGCGGTTTTTTCTGCCTATGCGGACGAAAACTGCACCGTCACCTCGCAGAAAAACGTACAACTCGCTTTCGACAGCAACGTCGTCGAAGTGCGGACGGACGAGGAAAAAGCGGAACGGGTACTGAAAAAACTGCGCCGGTTCGACAAACACGCCGAAGAGGAACTGGATCTGATTCTTCGGCGGGGAGACGCGCGGAAAGAGCAGATCGCGCTCGAATATCTTAGGCGCATCGTGCGCCTCAAAGCGCCCGCGCGCGACCGCTTATCCGAGCCCGCCGTCATTGCCGCCATGGAATCGGTGCGAAAGGTGCGCGGCGAGATCCACCTGATGTCGGGGTTCCTACGCTTTATGGAGGGAAAAAACGGCGTCTTTTACGCCCCCTTCGAATCGGACAACGATATTTTGGAGTTGCTCGTCCCCCACTTTACCGCGCGCTTGAAAAACCAGCCGTTTATCATTCACGATACCAAACGGAATCTCGCCGCGCTTTATAATCAAAAAGACTGCGTTCTCGTACGGACGGACGACGAAGTCAGCGTTGAGTTATCCGATTATGAGGAAGCTTTTCAGGCGCTCTGGATCCAATATTACGAATCGGTGAACATTGCCGAACGCCCGCACGAAAAACAGATGAAGGGATATATGCCCGTGCGATATTGGAAATATATGCCCGAAAAAACAAAAAAGCGGTAA
- a CDS encoding L-fucose/L-arabinose isomerase family protein: MKARVGIYSVGLETYWSQFAGFFERVQFYNKFIAEKMSKMGAEVYNFGVVDSEAKARACGEYFNAQNVDIIFLHCATYATSAAIVPVHKICKAKTILLNLQPCRHVAYETTTTGEWLAHCNACVVPEICNAFNRCGLQYEVISGLLGLPETPKISLTDENTENSPEAIRAWKEIGQWIAAAGAVRTLQNTRFGFLGNTYSGMLDMYSDFTMLTGQLGLHVEVLEMCDLKSCYDTVTDGDVRGMTDKIRDFFRITGDSPSEPLARKPSAEQLEWSAKVAAAQEKLVKKFNLGALVYYYHGAEGTEYETLQKGFIVGFSLLTAAGVPCAGEGDLKTAIAMKICDTLGVGGSFCEIVTTDYDDGTILLGHDGPFHIQIAEGKPILREMGLYHGKRGAGISVEAKVRRGDVTNLGLTQTGDGKLKLIISEGVSTDGKIMTIGNTQTPVRFPTDPDTYMETWFAEAPTHHFAMSVGKNAALFEKVAKLLDVQYIVLS; encoded by the coding sequence ATGAAAGCAAGAGTCGGTATATATTCGGTGGGATTGGAAACTTACTGGAGTCAGTTTGCGGGCTTTTTCGAGCGGGTGCAATTCTATAACAAATTCATCGCGGAAAAGATGAGTAAGATGGGCGCGGAAGTTTATAATTTCGGTGTCGTCGACAGCGAAGCGAAGGCGCGCGCCTGCGGCGAATATTTCAACGCCCAAAACGTGGATATCATCTTTCTGCATTGCGCGACCTACGCAACGAGCGCTGCCATCGTGCCCGTGCATAAGATTTGCAAGGCAAAGACGATTCTATTGAATTTGCAGCCGTGCCGTCACGTCGCGTATGAAACTACAACGACGGGCGAGTGGCTGGCGCATTGCAACGCCTGCGTCGTGCCCGAGATCTGCAACGCGTTCAACCGCTGCGGCCTGCAATATGAGGTGATCAGCGGATTATTGGGGCTGCCTGAAACGCCGAAAATTTCTTTGACGGACGAGAATACGGAAAATTCGCCCGAAGCGATCCGCGCATGGAAGGAGATCGGGCAGTGGATCGCTGCGGCCGGCGCGGTCCGCACTTTACAAAATACGCGTTTCGGCTTTTTGGGGAACACTTATTCGGGAATGCTGGATATGTACAGCGATTTCACCATGCTGACGGGGCAATTGGGATTGCACGTGGAAGTGCTGGAAATGTGCGATCTGAAAAGTTGTTACGATACGGTGACCGACGGCGACGTGCGCGGAATGACGGACAAGATTCGAGATTTTTTCCGCATTACGGGAGATTCTCCCTCCGAGCCGTTGGCGCGAAAGCCTTCCGCGGAACAACTCGAATGGTCTGCGAAAGTGGCGGCTGCACAGGAAAAACTGGTAAAGAAATTCAATTTGGGTGCGCTCGTGTATTATTACCACGGCGCGGAAGGAACGGAATACGAAACGCTGCAAAAGGGCTTTATCGTAGGTTTTTCCCTGTTGACTGCCGCGGGCGTGCCGTGCGCGGGCGAAGGAGATTTAAAGACGGCGATCGCCATGAAGATCTGCGACACGCTCGGCGTCGGCGGCAGTTTTTGCGAGATCGTTACGACCGATTACGATGACGGCACGATCCTGTTGGGGCACGACGGACCATTCCATATACAGATCGCGGAAGGGAAACCCATTTTGCGCGAAATGGGGTTGTATCACGGAAAACGCGGCGCGGGTATTTCCGTAGAGGCGAAGGTGCGCCGCGGCGACGTGACGAATCTGGGACTGACGCAGACGGGTGACGGGAAATTAAAACTCATCATCAGCGAAGGCGTTTCTACGGACGGGAAGATCATGACGATCGGAAATACGCAGACGCCCGTACGCTTTCCGACGGATCCCGATACGTACATGGAAACCTGGTTTGCCGAAGCGCCCACGCATCATTTCGCGATGTCCGTCGGCAAAAACGCGGCTCTTTTCGAAAAAGTAGCCAAACTGTTGGATGTTCAGTATATAGTTCTTTCATAA
- a CDS encoding 4'-phosphopantetheinyl transferase family protein, producing MVDIFYTFEQTDTEQFIKQILHKYYNIPNAEICKSINGKPYIKGDKVFFNATHSKGLLALAVGKRQVGLDCECLDGKARPAVLSKFSEREKREIHCTGDFYEHWTAREAYIKYLGLTLASDWRRVEYCKGKIHYCGNLQELPVLCFKIGNYTLAVCGHYSKLNIRKI from the coding sequence ATGGTAGATATTTTTTATACGTTTGAACAAACGGACACGGAACAATTTATCAAGCAAATTCTTCACAAGTATTATAATATACCAAATGCGGAAATTTGTAAATCGATTAACGGCAAGCCCTACATAAAAGGCGACAAAGTTTTCTTCAACGCCACGCACAGCAAGGGGCTTTTGGCGCTCGCCGTAGGAAAACGTCAGGTCGGCCTGGACTGCGAATGTCTGGACGGCAAGGCGCGCCCTGCCGTACTTTCCAAATTTTCCGAGCGGGAAAAGCGCGAGATCCATTGCACGGGCGATTTTTACGAGCACTGGACCGCGCGCGAGGCGTATATCAAATATCTCGGCTTAACGCTCGCCTCCGATTGGCGGCGCGTGGAATACTGCAAAGGAAAGATCCACTATTGCGGCAATTTGCAGGAACTTCCCGTTCTCTGCTTTAAGATCGGGAACTACACGCTCGCCGTCTGCGGTCATTATTCCAAATTAAATATCCGAAAAATATAA
- a CDS encoding dihydropteridine reductase — MNTDKIYAESIANEYAAKATSKVLSLKKLDAKAKRPSKIFSYTFGIVSALILGIGMCLSMQVIGSGSVAMTAFGIVLGLVGIAGASVNYPLYKKILEKGKQKYAADVIALAKEISED; from the coding sequence TTGAACACAGACAAAATTTATGCGGAATCCATCGCAAACGAGTATGCGGCGAAGGCAACTTCTAAGGTACTGTCGCTGAAAAAACTGGACGCCAAGGCGAAGCGCCCCTCAAAAATATTTTCCTATACTTTCGGCATCGTTTCGGCACTAATTTTGGGCATCGGCATGTGCCTTTCGATGCAGGTCATCGGAAGCGGCTCGGTCGCGATGACGGCGTTCGGCATCGTACTCGGCTTAGTCGGCATTGCAGGGGCTTCCGTAAATTATCCGCTGTACAAAAAAATATTGGAAAAAGGAAAACAAAAATACGCAGCCGACGTAATCGCACTGGCAAAAGAAATCAGCGAAGACTGA